The Opisthocomus hoazin isolate bOpiHoa1 chromosome 18, bOpiHoa1.hap1, whole genome shotgun sequence region AGCTTGTATGGTTGGCCCTACACTACCATGTGAAAAAGGGTAATGTTTAAAAAGACATACAACTGAACATGTACAAGAGTGAAAGAAATGTtgaaaatgcagataaaataaacctctgcttttctctgtgtgcATTCTGGAGCCACCAGTTTATCCATTTTCACATTAAGTTACTGTGCTCATCCCAGCAGGTACTCGCAAGCAAGATTAGCCAACAGCATCCTTAAATAACCACTGGAGTAACAGCGGCCACAGCCACCCCACGCCACGACCTAGCACTCGAAGGCAGTACCAGTCAGAAGTTACGCTTAGCAGTCACACTGAAATGAAGGTGTTGAGACAGTTGTAGACTGGGTCACATTACGGACACTTCCGACCCGAGCAGCTTAGGCTTGCTGACTACTCAGCTCGACACCAGTTAAGCTGCCGTGCATTGGTTCCGCCACTCCATCAGTCACACTGTCAAACTGATCTCCATCCTCACTGTCAATTGTGCTATTCTGCCATTCCATCTGCTGATCTGACAAGCTCTCCTCGATCTCTGATGCATTTTTCCATTGTGACTGGTCCTTGGACCAAAACTCTTCTACTTTTCCATAGGAACGATTCTTCCACTTTGACTGTTCTTCATCACTTTCAGATCCACCCCCTTTTCTCTCAACAGCCGGTTTACTGCTGCCAGCATCTTCACTCTGGGAGGATTCATCTGTCCACACTTCTGGTTTTACTTCCGATGTATTATCTTCAAAATCAGAAACCTGCTGAGAACCAGGCCCACTTTCAGACTGTGAAGCTCCGTCTTTCCATTCAACAGCATCATCTTGATCATCCTGATCGCCCTCGCTATCCGAAACATCACCCACCAGTTTTGATGGTTCTTCAGCAGAAATAATCTCTTCATATTTAGAGCTTTCCTCTTGTTTTTGATCAGACTTCTCTTGAGATTGTAATGTATGTTCTTCAATTATTTTCTTGGATATGCTGTCCTCTGGGTTCTCCACTATGCCATCAGAAGAGGTTTTCCCACCAATCTCTGAAACACGCTGACCAAATGGACTACCACTTTCATTGTATTCCTCTTCTATATTTTCATAGCTGTCTGAGGAACTTTCATTGTCTTTttccaggtttatttttttatcaaCAGTCTTACTAACATTGACTCTGGAATTCTTTTCATCGTGGTTTTCAAACAGCCATTCAGCATCAAAATCCATTTCATGTTTAACCTTGTTTAACTCTTTCATATTGAAACCAAGCAGCACACCAGGTTTATATTTTTCACAATCTCTAAcacatttcttccttttgttactAAAATGAGATGCAATATCAGATTTCCATAGCCACAAACTGGCAGCCAGCTTTTCAATCTCTCTCCTAGTGGGATAGGGTTGCttattaaaatactttgtaaGAAATGTTTTCCTGGCTTCATAGGAATCATCTTCATGACCCTTGGGGTCCAACGCTAGAACTACAGGTTCTTCAGGCTTCTCCTCAAAGGCAGAGGGGGAGTCATCATCAtccattttcctcttcttcattAGCGAGAATTCCATGTGTTCGTAAGTACGTTTCAGCGGTGCTACAGCTGGAGACTGACTCAGCCGGGATGACGAAGTACCTTTGTCCTGGCCATTCTGAGTCTTCCCAACACCTCTGCAGTGAACAAGGTGCAGCGTTATAGTTGAGGCAGTCATGTTACTAGTATATACACCAAGGCAATGAATGCATTTGTAGGTTAGCTTTTTCTCAACTGGATGAACTGTCTGAATTACTTGATGCCTCTCCCGTAGATGATGTGCAAGCGCATCGGAGATAGGTCCTTTTAGGATTGAAAAGCAGAGAGGACACAGAGTTTTCCCCACATCTTTTTTGTAGGGAACTGCTGCTTGTGGAGAACTTTTTACAGGTACATCAGACTTCTCCTGGATTTTCGGCTGTGGTTTTGGAGGAACTGGGGGAGTATTCTGAGCGTGGTAAGCTACAGATTCAGCAGGAGCATCTCTCAGGTTGTAGGTGGTTACAAGAAGATGTATATTCGTGTGACTGCCCTGCTGCAATGTCAAATCAAAGGTTAGAGTGGAATCAGTTTTAGGTCCCATTTCTTCATCAACGTGAACCATTCGCATATGAGCGGCCATCTTTTCAACATCATTGAAGGTTGAACGGCAATAGGGACAAGACAGACCATGTATTAACATATGATTAAGCAATGTATCAGTGGGTAAATAGCGATTACAGTATAGACATTTGCTAGTGAAATTGTGTATTTTCATTATATAGTTAGCTACTGCAGGCACCTTCTCAGCCTTGTGCTCCTTTTCAAAGTGGACACTATACACATTTTCAGGAAACAGCTCATTACAGATTGTACAGATTTTCCACTTCTGTGTGGACGACGTATTGACAGCGGAAGGACCTGTAGCAGCTACAGGAGATTTCGAACCAGACTGACCTAATACTCTTGAAGCTGCCTGTGACTGAGACAATGATGTCTGTTTCAACTGAGCTGATGAAAGAGAAGAGGAGTTGGCAGACTGAAGAGAGTATCTTGCTGAGGCCTGGGATCTCTGTTCCCCTCCAAGAGTGTAAGGCCTTCCATTTCCACTTGTTGAAAACTGTTTCATTGTTTGTGATTGCTGTGGAATAGAAACTGGTGCATTACCACTTAAGTTTAGCCTTCCCCCTGGCTGACCAACATAACTTGGTGGTACCGATTTGACTCCGTAATTGTTTTGCTGTAGGTGAACATTTGACATCATATTGACTCCTGCAGAATTTAATGTCGGCTTTGGTATAGTGAGTCTGTTCATCATCTGCTGCGACGAAAGTGATCGAACACTGCCAGGGGAAAGGGGGCCCATCCTCTGAGGGAGTCCCATAGGCTTTTTGTCCTGTGGTTTTGGAGCTATTAGCATCAAGGGTTTAGATCTTGGAACCACAACGTTAGTGTGACCTATCATTGCTGTTACCTGATATCCTATACGTTCGTGGTCTTCGATAACATGCTGTACTAAAGCTTCGTATGATTTCGGCATAAAAAGGCATCGTTTGCAGTGAATACTACCCTCCTCTCGGGCACTGGAACTTAACGGAACTGCACCATTGAGTGACTTTTCACCTCCCTTCGCTACGTAAGGAGCAGCAACATGCTGAAAATGTTCCCTGTAAATGTGCTTTCTAACTATCTCATACAGAGGATCTCGGTAAGTGCACTTCTTACAGTAATAAACAGCTTGTTCTACACTGTCAGCCTGCTTAGGTTTAAGGCTATCATGTTTGCTTTTATCTTTAAAAGTGCTGATGCCTCCACTTGGTGTATTGGCATTTGGagcatgaaatattttaatgtgcGTTTCCAAAGTCTTTTTGTCCGCATTGAAAGTACAGTAAGGACAATTAAGGAGAATCCTATTTTCAAAGTCTTCACTATGAACATTCCGGAAGTGGCTTTTGTACGCTGAAAAGAACTTCGAGGAAAATGGACATGCACTGCAGCAAAAGGGCTTTGTCCGATAGTCcttaaaacaaagaacaaagcagaaactAAATATTGAAAAGCAAGTTTTAGAAAAATAACACCCACGATCTTCTCTAAACAATAATGTTTCTAAATAATAGTCTCAAGACCCACTGCAACAGTCTCAAACCTTTAATTTCTTCTCTCCAATTTCTGGCCTGCCGATCAGACCTTAAGAAGTTTATCATCTGAACATAAACATGAAGCGGTGAGTGCCAGTTCAGAGATTCCTCAAGAGTTTAACCATAAACTCAGCATGCAAGGCTCAATCATAAGCATCTTTCTCCACCAGTCATAAAAAAGCCTCATTCCCTGCAGCTGAGCTGCACAAAGAAGTTCACCACAAGCTCATTtcttgggggggggcgggggggaagaggCGAGCATGACTGTTTGAGTAGAATGAAACCATATCCAGAACCCAAGTTACACTTCCCACCAAAATCTGCCAAACATTCTTTAGCTATTTCAGTGTCATAATCCACTACAAACTTTAGTATCAAAGATGCTCTTCAAAACTTACTTTTGGTGAATAAATGGATTTAAGCTTACCAAGTCGTTTACTGAGGCCACACAAGCCCTTAAAGCCACcaaacctttttcttctgatcAAAGCACAAACCTGATTTTTAAAACAATCTTGgattgggggggaaaaaatggtATTTGAAAATTCCACACATGCAGCTTCCCTGCACCCTTTATCTTTGTTATATTTAACATGTTGCTGATGCACTTCTTGTCAAGTGTTGTAACAGAAACTGAAGTTACAATGGCCTTAGAGATAGCCACAAGCAATCTGGCATTTCAGATGAGATAAGACGTGAAAttaaaatagttacaaacatTCATCACAAGTGTCAAAACAAGTCTTGTGCATCAAGCTACGCATAGATCATTTGAAGCAGCTGGAGAGTTGTAGTCTCCCTCTGCATAAGTAAGAATATTTGCTTCTGTCCATCTCCTGAAGCCTCAGACATCTGGCAGGCTGGAGACAAGATACaacaaaacaaactaaacaaAAGCTGTCTCCTTTTATAGTACAATTTTTATTCTGGAATTAACTAGAAAAAAGGACAACATCAGTGTATTTTATGGAACACATTAATAAAGAGATGTTTTTAGAGTAACCCTACACTAGAAGTCCATAATAACACAGGTTCCCATTTCCTGTAAGAGCAATACCTGATCTTTCAGGTGCTAAAAGAGGGCTTATTTTAAGAGAGATTTCTCACCACCTCACTGCTCTGTCCGTGCTGGTAGTATTCTATGTTGTACCATTGGTAGAGGCTACTGCACCACCCATGACTTGCCTTAAATGTGTTTAATCAGAATCAAGTATTATTTCCTCCCTCCACTTCCAGCTCAGTTCAAATTTCCTTTGTTCCTGGCTTAGACACATCTAAAAAATAAGACTTCCAGTGCTGTACAGAACTACGTATGCCTAAACCAAACCTCAGACACGGTCAGATTATGAGAATCTTCGGATGTGGCAGGCAGTTAACAGAGCTACAACAACAGTGGAGAGAGCAGCAGTTAGATGTGTTCATTTAAACTTTTTCCGAAATTATGAAAACGGGTAATGAAACATCAAGGAAAGCTAAACAACTTATCATGAACTGTATAAAATTGTTGATCTTTTGACCAGAAGGATGGTGAAATTGTGCTGAGCTTGAAAACAGATTTGCTCTTAATATGCAGTTGTCAAAAGGTGAGCAAGACTTCTTGACCAATGGGCTCTCCAGTATTTGGCTATCCATGCTACTAAGATAAAGACCAGGATTGCTGTCCCTTAAACTGATGACAAGTGAAGATCAATGGGTAAAACCGCGGGAAAAGCTCTTGGCATATTTATGAAACGCCCTTTAGCATGAACCATCTCCAGAATCAGATGTGTCAACACAAACTGTTACCAACCTGATTTTTTGTAAGCGATGGGTCCCA contains the following coding sequences:
- the ADNP gene encoding activity-dependent neuroprotector homeobox protein isoform X2, with amino-acid sequence MMPRKAFLSQKEKQARARERDMLKKRRRRQDYLKRSVEPQKNAETIKWHRDDEKRRENEQVKDKDIKKRWRQDERERRKNVDAMNWRREDEKRENERETMFQLPVNNLGSLRKARKTVKKILSDIGLEYCKEHIEDFKQFEPNDFYLKNTTWEDVGLWDPSLTKNQDYRTKPFCCSACPFSSKFFSAYKSHFRNVHSEDFENRILLNCPYCTFNADKKTLETHIKIFHAPNANTPSGGISTFKDKSKHDSLKPKQADSVEQAVYYCKKCTYRDPLYEIVRKHIYREHFQHVAAPYVAKGGEKSLNGAVPLSSSAREEGSIHCKRCLFMPKSYEALVQHVIEDHERIGYQVTAMIGHTNVVVPRSKPLMLIAPKPQDKKPMGLPQRMGPLSPGSVRSLSSQQMMNRLTIPKPTLNSAGVNMMSNVHLQQNNYGVKSVPPSYVGQPGGRLNLSGNAPVSIPQQSQTMKQFSTSGNGRPYTLGGEQRSQASARYSLQSANSSSLSSAQLKQTSLSQSQAASRVLGQSGSKSPVAATGPSAVNTSSTQKWKICTICNELFPENVYSVHFEKEHKAEKVPAVANYIMKIHNFTSKCLYCNRYLPTDTLLNHMLIHGLSCPYCRSTFNDVEKMAAHMRMVHVDEEMGPKTDSTLTFDLTLQQGSHTNIHLLVTTYNLRDAPAESVAYHAQNTPPVPPKPQPKIQEKSDVPVKSSPQAAVPYKKDVGKTLCPLCFSILKGPISDALAHHLRERHQVIQTVHPVEKKLTYKCIHCLGVYTSNMTASTITLHLVHCRGVGKTQNGQDKGTSSSRLSQSPAVAPLKRTYEHMEFSLMKKRKMDDDDSPSAFEEKPEEPVVLALDPKGHEDDSYEARKTFLTKYFNKQPYPTRREIEKLAASLWLWKSDIASHFSNKRKKCVRDCEKYKPGVLLGFNMKELNKVKHEMDFDAEWLFENHDEKNSRVNVSKTVDKKINLEKDNESSSDSYENIEEEYNESGSPFGQRVSEIGGKTSSDGIVENPEDSISKKIIEEHTLQSQEKSDQKQEESSKYEEIISAEEPSKLVGDVSDSEGDQDDQDDAVEWKDGASQSESGPGSQQVSDFEDNTSEVKPEVWTDESSQSEDAGSSKPAVERKGGGSESDEEQSKWKNRSYGKVEEFWSKDQSQWKNASEIEESLSDQQMEWQNSTIDSEDGDQFDSVTDGVAEPMHGSLTGVELSSQQA
- the ADNP gene encoding activity-dependent neuroprotector homeobox protein isoform X1, which encodes MEYCMLGTSAFHKVQQQLMMPRKAFLSQKEKQARARERDMLKKRRRRQDYLKRSVEPQKNAETIKWHRDDEKRRENEQVKDKDIKKRWRQDERERRKNVDAMNWRREDEKRENERETMFQLPVNNLGSLRKARKTVKKILSDIGLEYCKEHIEDFKQFEPNDFYLKNTTWEDVGLWDPSLTKNQDYRTKPFCCSACPFSSKFFSAYKSHFRNVHSEDFENRILLNCPYCTFNADKKTLETHIKIFHAPNANTPSGGISTFKDKSKHDSLKPKQADSVEQAVYYCKKCTYRDPLYEIVRKHIYREHFQHVAAPYVAKGGEKSLNGAVPLSSSAREEGSIHCKRCLFMPKSYEALVQHVIEDHERIGYQVTAMIGHTNVVVPRSKPLMLIAPKPQDKKPMGLPQRMGPLSPGSVRSLSSQQMMNRLTIPKPTLNSAGVNMMSNVHLQQNNYGVKSVPPSYVGQPGGRLNLSGNAPVSIPQQSQTMKQFSTSGNGRPYTLGGEQRSQASARYSLQSANSSSLSSAQLKQTSLSQSQAASRVLGQSGSKSPVAATGPSAVNTSSTQKWKICTICNELFPENVYSVHFEKEHKAEKVPAVANYIMKIHNFTSKCLYCNRYLPTDTLLNHMLIHGLSCPYCRSTFNDVEKMAAHMRMVHVDEEMGPKTDSTLTFDLTLQQGSHTNIHLLVTTYNLRDAPAESVAYHAQNTPPVPPKPQPKIQEKSDVPVKSSPQAAVPYKKDVGKTLCPLCFSILKGPISDALAHHLRERHQVIQTVHPVEKKLTYKCIHCLGVYTSNMTASTITLHLVHCRGVGKTQNGQDKGTSSSRLSQSPAVAPLKRTYEHMEFSLMKKRKMDDDDSPSAFEEKPEEPVVLALDPKGHEDDSYEARKTFLTKYFNKQPYPTRREIEKLAASLWLWKSDIASHFSNKRKKCVRDCEKYKPGVLLGFNMKELNKVKHEMDFDAEWLFENHDEKNSRVNVSKTVDKKINLEKDNESSSDSYENIEEEYNESGSPFGQRVSEIGGKTSSDGIVENPEDSISKKIIEEHTLQSQEKSDQKQEESSKYEEIISAEEPSKLVGDVSDSEGDQDDQDDAVEWKDGASQSESGPGSQQVSDFEDNTSEVKPEVWTDESSQSEDAGSSKPAVERKGGGSESDEEQSKWKNRSYGKVEEFWSKDQSQWKNASEIEESLSDQQMEWQNSTIDSEDGDQFDSVTDGVAEPMHGSLTGVELSSQQA
- the ADNP gene encoding activity-dependent neuroprotector homeobox protein isoform X3 encodes the protein MFQLPVNNLGSLRKARKTVKKILSDIGLEYCKEHIEDFKQFEPNDFYLKNTTWEDVGLWDPSLTKNQDYRTKPFCCSACPFSSKFFSAYKSHFRNVHSEDFENRILLNCPYCTFNADKKTLETHIKIFHAPNANTPSGGISTFKDKSKHDSLKPKQADSVEQAVYYCKKCTYRDPLYEIVRKHIYREHFQHVAAPYVAKGGEKSLNGAVPLSSSAREEGSIHCKRCLFMPKSYEALVQHVIEDHERIGYQVTAMIGHTNVVVPRSKPLMLIAPKPQDKKPMGLPQRMGPLSPGSVRSLSSQQMMNRLTIPKPTLNSAGVNMMSNVHLQQNNYGVKSVPPSYVGQPGGRLNLSGNAPVSIPQQSQTMKQFSTSGNGRPYTLGGEQRSQASARYSLQSANSSSLSSAQLKQTSLSQSQAASRVLGQSGSKSPVAATGPSAVNTSSTQKWKICTICNELFPENVYSVHFEKEHKAEKVPAVANYIMKIHNFTSKCLYCNRYLPTDTLLNHMLIHGLSCPYCRSTFNDVEKMAAHMRMVHVDEEMGPKTDSTLTFDLTLQQGSHTNIHLLVTTYNLRDAPAESVAYHAQNTPPVPPKPQPKIQEKSDVPVKSSPQAAVPYKKDVGKTLCPLCFSILKGPISDALAHHLRERHQVIQTVHPVEKKLTYKCIHCLGVYTSNMTASTITLHLVHCRGVGKTQNGQDKGTSSSRLSQSPAVAPLKRTYEHMEFSLMKKRKMDDDDSPSAFEEKPEEPVVLALDPKGHEDDSYEARKTFLTKYFNKQPYPTRREIEKLAASLWLWKSDIASHFSNKRKKCVRDCEKYKPGVLLGFNMKELNKVKHEMDFDAEWLFENHDEKNSRVNVSKTVDKKINLEKDNESSSDSYENIEEEYNESGSPFGQRVSEIGGKTSSDGIVENPEDSISKKIIEEHTLQSQEKSDQKQEESSKYEEIISAEEPSKLVGDVSDSEGDQDDQDDAVEWKDGASQSESGPGSQQVSDFEDNTSEVKPEVWTDESSQSEDAGSSKPAVERKGGGSESDEEQSKWKNRSYGKVEEFWSKDQSQWKNASEIEESLSDQQMEWQNSTIDSEDGDQFDSVTDGVAEPMHGSLTGVELSSQQA